One Phaseolus vulgaris cultivar G19833 chromosome 2, P. vulgaris v2.0, whole genome shotgun sequence DNA window includes the following coding sequences:
- the LOC137810397 gene encoding cyclin-T1-3-like isoform X2, with the protein MSFGRNSQAQGYQHGGCCPTFDGNNNNGNRKRSRINYYHGNYDIRDRCWAEHGVYSNGNNFDYGNYVQHDAVPSSSKRRKHPTPSWENNQKHYLPSTVQGNIPTTSINFQEPPKRSNVDTSISPICKLDCSIFEDKEPVFMSRNEIDKCSPSRKDGIDVLHETHLRYSYCAFIQNLGMWLNLPQTTIGTAMVLCHRFFVRRSHACHDRFLISTAAIFLAGKSEETPCPLNSVLRASSEILFKKDFTLLSYLLPLDWFEKYHDRVLEAELLLLTTLNFELNVQHPYAPLTSILDKLGPSKTILLNLALNLISKGIGCIHHKHSDSHISKAVQIQM; encoded by the exons ATGTCTTTTGGAAGGAATTCGCAAGCACAAGGATATCAACATGGTGGTTGTTGTCCCACCTTTGATGGAAACAACAACAATGGCAACCGGAAGCGGAGCAGGATCAACTATTATCATGGAAATTATGACATTCGTGATCGCTGCTGGGCAGAACATGGTGTCTATTCTAATGGTAACAACTTTGATTACGGTAACTATGTTCAGCACGATGCTGTGCCTTCATCTTCGAAAAGGAGGAAACATCCAACTCCTAGTTGGGAAAACAACCAGAAACACTATCTTCCATCCACTGTCCAAGGCAATATCCCCACTACTTCCATTAACTTTCAAGAGCCTCCTAAAAGATCCAATGTTGATACCTCTATATCACCTATATGCAAGCTTGATTGTTCTATATTTGAAGATAAAGAGCCGGTGTTTATGTCAAGGAATGAGATTGATAAATGTTCTCCATCCAGAAAAGATGGTATTGATGTACTTCACGAGACACACTTGCGCTACTCGTACTGCGCCTTCATTCAAAATCTTGGGATGTGGCTTAACTT GCCTCAAACTACCATCGGGACAGCTATGGTTCTGTGCCACCGTTTTTTTGTTCGAAGATCTCACGCTTGCCATGACAGATTT TTAATTTCTACTGCTGCCATTTTTCTTGCTGGAAAGTCAGAGGAAACACCATGCCCTTTGAATAGTGTGTTGCGAGCATCCAGTgaaatcttatttaaaaaagattttacTTTGCTGTCCTATCTGCTTCCTCTT GATTGGTTTGAAAAGTATCATGACCGGGTGCTTGAGGCTGAGCTATTGCTGCTTACTACTCTAAATTTTGAACTTAATGTGCAGCATCCATATGCACCTCTTACTTCTATCCTTGACAAATTAGGCCCATCGAAGACTATTTTGTTGAACCTGGCATTGAACTTGATCAGCAAAGG
- the LOC137810398 gene encoding probable membrane-associated kinase regulator 1: MELELRREMGRRRGNESKSYTLPSSPSHSFSSSSSSDFEFTISVSPRKSSNALCPADDLFYKGQLLPLHLSQRISMVRTLLLSSASTSSASTAARDSTGSSSNDSHSSFTSDLAIFPDCDSSRPSSVTEEDELKRLNNSINNSSSNNLSSSISKKSHKFFFSRFSSVFRKENNLPVKTSHDLDSVSANSSVKKMSVTAREVIMKYFKKVKPLYEKLSQKQQRSGQLNTGEGAGAGVVTMTSVFSLLTKTEKSTKLCKTERKQSVGALSHSFSGNLRYPRRRRSCVSSCPSSMRSSPNHSGVLSQPGAAAAAMYCGDTSSMEELQNAIQGAIAHCKNSMIQNKMTSKEI, translated from the coding sequence ATGGAGTTAGAACTTAGAAGAGAAATGGGAAGGAGAAGAGGGAATGAATCAAAATCATACACGCTTCCTTCATCACCCTCTcactctttctcttcttcttcttcctcagaCTTCGAGTTCACAATCTCTGTCTCACCCCGCAAATCCTCCAATGCACTCTGCCCTGCCGATGATCTCTTCTACAAGGGTCAGCTCCTCCCTCTCCACCTCTCCCAGCGCATCTCCATGGTCCGCACGCTCCTCCTCTCCTCCGCCAGCACCTCCTCCGCCTCCACCGCCGCACGCGACTCCACCGGCAGCAGCTCCAACGACTCCCACTCCTCCTTCACCAGCGACCTCGCGATCTTCCCTGACTGCGACTCTTCCCGCCCCAGCTCCGTAACAGAGGAAGACGAACTCAAGCGCCTCAACAACAGTATCAACAACAGCAGCAGCAACAACCTTTCATCTTCCATCTCCAAAAAATCTCACAAGTTCTTCTTCTCCAGATTCTCCTCTGTTTTCCGTAAGGAGAACAACCTACCCGTCAAAACCTCCCATGACCTAGACAGCGTCTCTGCAAATTCCTCAGTGAAAAAAATGAGCGTGACGGCCAGGGAGGTCATCATGAAGtacttcaagaaggtgaagcctCTCTACGAGAAGCTCTCCCAGAAACAGCAGAGGTCAGGGCAGTTAAACACAGGGGAGGGTGCTGGTGCTGGTGTAGTGACAATGACCTCTGTTTTTTCACTTTTAACCAAGACAGAAAAATCTACCAAACTATGCAAGACAGAGAGAAAACAGAGTGTGGGTGCGCTTTCTCATTCTTTCTCGGGAAATCTCAGATACcccagaagaagaagaagctgcGTTTCGAGTTGTCCTTCTTCCATGAGATCATCGCCGAATCACTCCGGTGTTCTCTCTCAACCAggtgctgctgctgctgctatGTACTGCGGAGACACTTCTTCCATGGAAGAGTTGCAGAACGCAATCCAAGGAGCCATAGCCCATTGCAAGAACTCGATGATTCAGAACAAAATGACCAGTAAGGAAATCTGA
- the LOC137810397 gene encoding cyclin-T1-3-like isoform X3 translates to MSFGRNSQAQGYQHGGCCPTFDGNNNNGNRKRSRINYYHGNYDIRDRCWAEHGVYSNGNNFDYGNYVQHDAVPSSSKRRKHPTPSWENNQKHYLPSTVQGNIPTTSINFQEPPKRSNVDTSISPICKLDCSIFEDKEPVFMSRNEIDKCSPSRKDGIDVLHETHLRYSYCAFIQNLGMWLNLPQTTIGTAMVLCHRFFVRRSHACHDRFLISTAAIFLAGKSEETPCPLNSVLRASSEILFKKDFTLLSYLLPLDWFEKYHDRVLEAELLLLTTLNFELNVQHPYAPLTSILDKLGPSKTILLNLALNLISKGGRGFSELICSAE, encoded by the exons ATGTCTTTTGGAAGGAATTCGCAAGCACAAGGATATCAACATGGTGGTTGTTGTCCCACCTTTGATGGAAACAACAACAATGGCAACCGGAAGCGGAGCAGGATCAACTATTATCATGGAAATTATGACATTCGTGATCGCTGCTGGGCAGAACATGGTGTCTATTCTAATGGTAACAACTTTGATTACGGTAACTATGTTCAGCACGATGCTGTGCCTTCATCTTCGAAAAGGAGGAAACATCCAACTCCTAGTTGGGAAAACAACCAGAAACACTATCTTCCATCCACTGTCCAAGGCAATATCCCCACTACTTCCATTAACTTTCAAGAGCCTCCTAAAAGATCCAATGTTGATACCTCTATATCACCTATATGCAAGCTTGATTGTTCTATATTTGAAGATAAAGAGCCGGTGTTTATGTCAAGGAATGAGATTGATAAATGTTCTCCATCCAGAAAAGATGGTATTGATGTACTTCACGAGACACACTTGCGCTACTCGTACTGCGCCTTCATTCAAAATCTTGGGATGTGGCTTAACTT GCCTCAAACTACCATCGGGACAGCTATGGTTCTGTGCCACCGTTTTTTTGTTCGAAGATCTCACGCTTGCCATGACAGATTT TTAATTTCTACTGCTGCCATTTTTCTTGCTGGAAAGTCAGAGGAAACACCATGCCCTTTGAATAGTGTGTTGCGAGCATCCAGTgaaatcttatttaaaaaagattttacTTTGCTGTCCTATCTGCTTCCTCTT GATTGGTTTGAAAAGTATCATGACCGGGTGCTTGAGGCTGAGCTATTGCTGCTTACTACTCTAAATTTTGAACTTAATGTGCAGCATCCATATGCACCTCTTACTTCTATCCTTGACAAATTAGGCCCATCGAAGACTATTTTGTTGAACCTGGCATTGAACTTGATCAGCAAAGG